A stretch of the Aegilops tauschii subsp. strangulata cultivar AL8/78 chromosome 4, Aet v6.0, whole genome shotgun sequence genome encodes the following:
- the LOC141021206 gene encoding uncharacterized protein: MTTMDSLKDDNVEEILLRLPSWAPLGHAVRASGRLRRVASNPGFLRCFRARHASSSPHGFLGVFSRWQPSGLPLFHLAGPARSDPGLVAIAHAGDFLLACLEDDPAWRLHDCRNGRLLLSRGRGSLSVYDPISLRRIDIDRPHDDPFPDGYIADANCLVDDGDASFRVVSLQVDGRRRLRAVEYDSRSHGWRFHPWAADTVTAPPAYQTMYAAGLMFWNHDGDTAGASSLLLDTRTRDFSMLPLPAAISEARSNTRDRRRQVLPCVRQGPPAATVATQGEPWWSQPQYLGVGEGKAMDGAAWRILPGAARREGGRRTSHRLGRHCRRGVVSSLCH, from the coding sequence ATGACCACCATGGACTCCCTCAAGGACGACAACGTGGAGGAGATCCTGCTCCGCCTCCCATCGTGGGCCCCCCTCGGGCACGCCGTGCGCGCCTCTGGCCGCCTGCGCCGCGTCGCCTCCAACCCCGGCTTCCTCCGCTGCTTCCGCGCACGCCACGCCTCGTCGTCGCCCCACGGCTTCCTCGGCGTCTTCTCCCGCTGGCAACCCTCCGGCCTCCCCCTCTTCCACCTCGCGGGCCCAGCCCGGTCCGACCCCGGCCTCGTCGCCATCGCGCACGCCGGCGACTTCCTGCTCGCCTGCCTCGAGGACGACCCGGCGTGGCGCCTCCACGACTGCCGCaacggccgcctcctcctctccagaGGCAGAGGATCTCTCTCCGTCTACGACCCCATCTCTCTCCGCCGCATCGACATAGACCGCCCGCACGACGACCCCTTTCCGGACGGCTACATCGCCGACGCCAACTGCCTGGTCGACGACGGCGACGCTTCCTTCCGCGTGGTCTCCTTGCAGGTGGACGGTCGCCGCAGGCTGCGGGCCGTCGAGTACGACTCCAGATCACACGGGTGGCGCTTCCATCCTTGGGCGGCGGACACCGTCACGGCGCCCCCGGCGTACCAGACGATGTACGCGGCCGGGCTCATGTTCTGGAACCACGACGGGGACACCGCGGGGGCCTCGTCGCTCTTGCTCGACACCCGCACCAGGGACTTCTCCATGCTCCCTCTCCCGGCAGCCATTTCGGAGGCGCGCTCGAATACCAGAGACCGACGACGGCAAGTGCTGCCTTGTGTGCGTCAAGGACCGCCGGCTGCAACTGTGGCTACTCAAGGAGAACCGTGGTGGTCGCAACCGCAATATTTGGGTGTTGGAGAAGGAAAAGCCATGGATGGAGCTGCTTGGCGGATTCTGCCAGGTGCAGCACGTCGGGAAGGTGGTCGCCGGACTAGTCATCGTTTGGGCAGGCACTGCCGGCGGGGAGTCGTTTCATCATTATGCCATTGA